In Miscanthus floridulus cultivar M001 chromosome 5, ASM1932011v1, whole genome shotgun sequence, one genomic interval encodes:
- the LOC136450457 gene encoding probable sugar phosphate/phosphate translocator At1g06470 yields the protein MGDCVVEDGHGHHHSEAEVVEGAVPLAVAVELDERAGESREEGGAPRKKVGGIRREPSFSRWCRDPSVAAASNTAAAEATSDSDDSEEFELPLLPSSSGGGSSPMDIEAGATARSDDLPISPRLLAKVIGLIACWYTLSTCLTLYNKEMLGKHMWKFPAPFLMNTVHFTLQAMASRAIVWFQQRGLEGGPSKMSWKDYCLRVVPTALATALDINLSNISLVFITVTFATMCKSASPIFILLFAFMFRLEKPSFSLLGIMLVVSFGVLLTVAKETEFNLWGFIFIMLAAVISGFRWSMTQILLQKEEYGLKNPFTLMSHVTPVMAIVTAIISIVMDPWHDFRASPFFDSSAHIIRSSLLLLLGGALAFLMVLTEYVLVSVTSAVTVTVAGIVKEAVTILVAVLFFHDPFTWLKALGLAIIIFGVSLFNIYKYKRLKKGHHKEDIGTNIQSSNGTSKYVILDDDTEAQDDTG from the exons ATGGGGGACTGCGTCGTCGAGGACGGCCACGGGCACCACCACTcggaggcggaggtggtggaGGGCGCGGTCCCGTTGGCGGTAGCCGTGGAGCTCGATGAGCGGGCGGGAGAGTCACGGGAGGAGGGTGGCGCGCCGAGGAAGAAAGTGGGCGGGATCCGAAGGGAGCCGTCGTTCTCGCGGTGGTGCAGGGACCCCTCTGTCGCCGCCGCCTCCAATACCGCCGCTGCTGAGGCGACCAGCGACAGCGACGACTCAGAGGAGTTCGAGCTGCCGCTCCTGCCATCCTCCTCGGGCGGCGGCAGCTCACCGATGGACAttgaggcgggggcgacggcgaGATCTGATGATCTGCCGATCTCGCCGAGGTTGCTTGCAAAGGTCATCGGGTTGATAGCGTGTTGGTACACGCTCAGCACATGCTTGACGCT GTACAACAAGGAGATGCTGGGGAAGCACATGTGGAAGTTCCCGGCGCCATTCCTGATGAACACAGTGCATTTCACGTTGCAGGCTATGGCGTCCAGGGCCATCGTGTGGTTCCAGCAACGCGGCCTGGAGGGAGGACCAAGTAAAATGTCGTGGAAGGATTACTGTTTACGAG TTGTCCCAACAGCTTTGGCTACTGCTCTTGATATAAATCTGAgcaacatttcacttgttttcATTACTGTGACAtttgctacaatg TGCAAATCTGCTTCTCCAATTTTCATTCTTCTGTTTGCTTTTATGTTCAG GCTTGAGAAACCGAGCTTTAGCCTTCTTGGAATCATGCTGGTTGTTTCATTTGGAGTTCTACTAACAG TTGCTAAAGAGACAGAATTTAATCTCTGGGGATTTATATTTATTATGCTTGCTGCTGTTATATCTGGTTTCCGCTGGTCCATGACTCAGATTCTTCTCCAG AAAGAGGAATACG GATTAAAGAATCCTTTTACCTTGATGAGCCATGTTACCCCAGTAATGGCAATAGTGACAGCAATTATTTCCATTGTGATGGATCCATGGCACGACTTCAGAGCAAGCCCCTTTTTTGATAGTTCTGCTCACATAATAAGAAGCAGCTTGTTGTTGCTTCTAGGTGGTGCTTTGGCCTTTCTCATG GTTTTGACAGAATATGTCCTTGTTTCTGTGACTAGTGCTGTAACAGTGACTGTAGCAGGAATTGTGAAGGAAGCTGTCACTATTCTG GTTGCTGTGCTATTCTTTCATGATCCATTTACATGGTTAAAGGCGCTTGGGCTGGCAATTATAATATTTGGTGTCAGTCTATTCAATATTTACAA GTATAAAAGGTTAAAAAAAGGGCATCACAAAGAAGATATTGGGACAAATATCCAATCTTCCAATGGGACTTCAAAATACGTTATCCTTGACGATGATACTGAAGCCCAAGATGATACAGGCTGA
- the LOC136452979 gene encoding probable WRKY transcription factor 65 gives MSSAEDGYCSPDSPRAESPDEPLPAAGADADAESPRTAGAAGLNKRERERDLSDLPASPSSPLPPAKRSRRSVEKRVVSVPLAECGDRPRGATGEGPPPSDSWAWRKYGQKPIKGSPYPRGYYRCSSSKGCPARKQVERSRADPTVLLVTYTFDHNHEAPQPKSSSSSSHQQGKPSTRPPAPKPEPVVEQDELGPERELTETEVPEQEQEPEEEQEHKVVPGLAGPEAEAATTATVAPAAEEDESFDFGWFDQYPTWHRSALYAPLLPPEEWERELQGEDALFAGLGELPECAVVFGRRRELSLAATAPCS, from the exons ATGTCGTCGGCCGAGGACGGCTACTGCAGCCCGGATTCGCCGCGGGCGGAATCCCCCGACGAGCCGCTGCCTGCGGCGGGGGCGGACGCGGACGCGGAATCGCCTCGCACCGCCGGGGCCGCCGGGCTGAACAagcgcgagcgcgagcgcgaCCTCAGCGACCTccccgcctcgccgtcgtcaccgctGCCGCCAGCTAAGCGCAG CCGGAGATCGGTGGAGAAGCGGGTTGTGTCGGTGCCGCTCGCCGAGTGCGGGGACCGGCCCAGAGGTGCCACCGGGGAGGGGCCGCCGCCGTCGGACTCGTGGGCCTGGCGCAAGTATGGGCAGAAGCCCATCAAGGGCTCTCCCTACCCACG TGGGTACTACCGCTGCAGCAGCTCCAAGGGGTGCCCGGCGAGGAAGCAGGTGGAGCGCAGCCGCGCGGATCCCACCGTGCTGCTCGTCACCTACACCTTCGACCACAACCACGAGGCGCCGCAGcccaagagcagcagcagcagcagccatcagCAAGGCAAACCGTCCACGCGGCCGCCGGCGCCGAAGCCTGAGCCCGTGGTCGAGCAGGATGAGCTCGGTCCGGAGCGTGAACTGACAGAAACAGAAGTGccagagcaggagcaggagccggAAGAGGAGCAGGAGCATAAAGTCGTCCCAGGTCTGGCCGGGCCCGAAGCGGAAGCGGCAACGACTGCAACGGTGGCGCCGGCGGCCGAGGAGGACGAAAGCTTCGACTTTGGGTGGTTCGACCAGTACCCGACGTGGCACCGTTCGGCGCTGTAcgcgccgctgctgccgccggaGGAGTGGGAGCGGGAGCTGCAGGGGGAAGACGCCCTGTTCGCGGGGCTCGGCGAGCTGCCCGAGTGCGCCGTCGTGTTCGGGCGACGCCGCGAGCTCAGCCTGGCGGCCACCGCGCCGTGCTCCTGA
- the LOC136455104 gene encoding uncharacterized protein, protein MEVGNIYPNMSVFKLAIAQHSIKHKYEYNIEKSDPGRGCRPYLAADSTFLTGKFKGQLAVACAIDGHNWMYPVGLGVFDSETTENWSWFFQQLKDAIGTPPGLSICTDVGQAIMAGVAAIFPNVEHRECMMHLVSNFKKRYHGKKPVFNSLSKVDYVTNNLAESFNNWIKIEKDRNLDDLMDVIRQKLMVKWNKRRKIVGKMDDKILPHIVKNLKERSRNLDMDVLEDSDDIGEVIRRGGSGYREWQVLGKPCNHAIAMITSIRGQILEDYVDSYFSVDMLKSAYEEVILALPDKSQWPESQHGFFMHPPLLKSTSRRRKTQRHKGSAEGGQGRKGRHQCPICKQHGHHWWTYKEGDPEDKVKGPNG, encoded by the exons ATGGAAGTAGGCAACATTTATCCCAATATGAGTGTGTTTAAGTTGGCTATTGCTCAACATTCAATCAAGCATAAGTATGAATATAACATTGAGAAGAGTGATCCAGGGAG AGGATGTAGGCCATATTTGGCTGCTGATAGCACATTTTTGACTGGTAAGTTCAAGGGTCAGCTAGCAGTAGCTTGTGCAATAGATGGGCACAACTGGATGTACCCAGTTGGACTTGGAGTGTTTGACTCTGAGACAACTGAGAATTGGAGTTGGTTCTTTCAGCAACTCAAGGATGCTATAGGCACACCACCAGGATTATCAATATGCACAGATGTAGGTCAAGCAATCATGGCAGGGGTAGCAGCTATTTTTCCAAATGTAGAGCATAGGGAGTGCATGATGCATTTAGTTAGTAACTTTAAAAAGAGGTATCATGGGAAG AAGCCAGTTTTCAACTCTCTCTCCAAGGTAGATTATGTCACTAACAATCTAGCTGAGAGCTTCAACAACTGGATCAAGATTGAGAAAGATCGAAACTTAGATGATCTTATGGATGTGATCAGGCAAAAGCTCATGGTCAAGTGGAATAAAAGAAGAAAAATTGTAGGGAAGATGGATGACAAAATATTACCCCATATTGTGAAGAACCTAAAGGAGAGGAGCAGAAACTTAGATATGGATGTGCTTGAAGATTCAGATGACATTGGAGAAGTGATAAGGAGGGGTGGTTCAGGTTATAG AGAGTGGCAAGTTTTAGGAAAGCCTTGCAATCATGCAATTGCTATGATCACTTCTATTAGAGGTCAGATTCTTGAGGATTATGTGGACTCCTACTTCTCAGTTGACATGCTAAAATCAGCATACGAGGAGGTAATTCTAGCTTTGCCAGACAAGTCTCAGTGGCCTGAGTCTCAGCATGGTTTCTTCATGCATCCACCATTGCTGAAATCAACTTCTAGAAGGAGAAAGACACAGAGGCATAAGGGCAGTGCCGAAGGTGGGCAAGGTAGAAAAGGGAGGCACCAGTGTCCAATTTGCAAGCAACATGGACACCACTGGTGGACCTACAAAGAAGGTGATCCAGAAGAcaaagtgaaaggtcctaatggctag